A genomic window from Papaver somniferum cultivar HN1 unplaced genomic scaffold, ASM357369v1 unplaced-scaffold_15, whole genome shotgun sequence includes:
- the LOC113335802 gene encoding adrenodoxin-like protein 1, mitochondrial, which produces MFRSKLSQFSSLLRQRLSIGPVTISKRGYLQGPCRAYFKTLKPRPLSTSAADTAQGEGDKQVKKISVIFIDKDGEETKIMVPIGMSMLEAAHENDVELEGACEGSLACSTCHVIVMDTHMYNKLDDPTDEENDMLDLAFGLTETSRLGCQVIARPELDGICLALPAATRNFAVDGHVPKPH; this is translated from the exons ATGTTCAGATCAAAACTCTCACAGTTCTCGTCTCTACTCAGACAAAGACTTTCAATAG GTCCGGTTACTATAAGTAAAAGGGGTTACTTGCAAGGACCTTGCCGTGCCTATTTTAAAACCTTG AAGCCTCGTCCTCTTTCAACTTCAGCTGCGGATACTGCTCAAGGGGAAGGAGATAAGCAAGTAAAAAA AATATCTGTTATATTCATCGACAAGGATGGAGAAGAGACGAAAATCATGGTTCCTATTGGCATGTCCATGTTAGAAGCTGCTCATGAAAACGATGTAGAACTTGAAG GAGCTTGTGAAGGATCACTCGCGTGTTCCACGTGTCATGTGATTGTGATG GATACGCACATGTACAACAAGTTAGACGATCCTACAGATGAGGAGAATGACATGTTGGATCTTGCCTTTGGGTTAACCGAAAC GTCACGTCTTGGATGTCAAGTGATTGCACGGCCTGAACTTGATGGTATTTGCTTGGCATTACCGGCTGCAACCCGGAATTTTGCCGTTGATGGGCATGTACCAAAACCACACTAA
- the LOC113335692 gene encoding respiratory burst oxidase homolog protein E-like isoform X2 has translation MVVPSTASSSRRSRYDFSEELFSDSASDYYGGAMLPMFLQDLARNDQTNGEQNFVEITLELEDHPDDTRHSVVINVNTPRSRSQRSVQQNESSSASFFSRSLSTTSRIKKKFAWLKSPSSRTSVDVEAAPVPSTGLSSRDARRIKAKLDRSLSSTQQALKGLRFINKNTTTRRGKAYDPNEHWLKVESRFFKLAKDGLLSRDDFGECIGMVDSKEFAVGIFDALARRRRQNLEKINKDELHEFWLQISDQSFDARLQIFFDMADSNEDGRITREEVRELIMLSASANKLSKLKEQAEEYASLIMEELDPEGLGYIELWQLETLLLQRDNYMNYSRPLSVSSVNNWNNHNNRGTGGGTGTQSETATLVPRPLHKLVRKVTHKIKYLVLENWQRAWIMSVWLLIMAGLFGWKFYQYRHRAAFQVMGYCFATAKGAAETLKFNMALILLPVCRNMLTWLRSTRARLFVPFDDNINFHKVVASAIAVGIAVHTGNHLVCDFPRLVHSSQAKFDLIAAEFKHVKPTFKFLFTGIECVTGFTMLALMTIAFVLATSKFRKNLVKLPPPLNRMTGFNAFWYSHHLFAIVYIMLIIHGESTFFVHDWYQKTTWMYICVPLLLYAGERSLRTRRSRQFSVKIFKVSVLPGNVFSLTMSKPQGFKYKSGQYIFLQCPTISSFEWHPFSITSAPGDDYLSVHIRTVGDWTQELMRVFTETCSSPNHIGLAKFGQPGRIDQRGLPRLSVDGPYGAPAQDYRNYDVLLLVGLGIGATPFISILRDLLNNDSSVTDMSRSEDNSLNSINSQTTMSATTTTSSMKKKPQRTTSAHFYWVTREPGSFEWFKGVMNEVAEMDQKGVIEMHNYLTSVYEEGDARSTLLTMVQALNHAKNGVDILSGTRVRTHFARPNWREVFTKIAKKHPHSTVGVFYCGMPVLAKELRKLSLEKSQTTTTRFEFHKEYF, from the exons ATGGTAGTACCATCAACTGCAAGTAGTTCAAGAAGATCAAGATATGATTTCTCAGAAGAATTATTTTCAGATTCAGCAAGTGATTATTATGGAGGTGCAATGTTGCCAATGTTTTTACAAGACTTGGCAAGAAATGATCAAACAAATGGTGAACAGAATTTTGTAGAAATCACATTAGAACTCGAAGATCATCCCGATGATACGCGACATTCGGTTGTTATTAATGTTAATACACCAAGGTCAAGATCACAGAGGTCTGTTCAGCAAAATGAGTCATCATCGGCTTCGTTTTTTTCGAGAAGTTTATCAACTACATCGAGAATAAAGAAGAAATTTGCATGGTTGAAATCACCTTCGAGTAGAACGTCCGTTGATGTCGAAGCGGCACCGGTGCCGTCGACGGGGTTGAGCAGTCGAGATGCCCGGAGAATAAAAGCTAAACTTGATAGAAGTTTATCAAGTACACAACAAGCTTTGAAAGGGTTAAGGTTCATTAACAAGAATACTACTACAAGAAGGGGAAAGGCTTATGATCCTAATGAACATTGGTTGAAGGTTGAATCAAGATTTTTTAAACTTGCTAAAGATGGTTTACTTTCTAGAGATGATTTCGGTGAATGTATAG GAATGGTTGATTCGAAAGAGTTTGCAGTAGGAATTTTCGACGCGTTAGCCCGAAGGAGGCGTCAAAATTTGGAAAAGATTAATAAAGATGAACTTCATGAGTTTTGGTTGCAAATTTCAGATCAAAGCTTTGATGCTCGGCTTCAAATATTCTTTGACAT GGCTGATAGTAATGAAGATGGGAGAATTACAAGAGAGGAAGTAAGAGAG TTGATAATGTTGAGTGCTTCTGCAAACAAATTATCAAAGTTGAAAGAGCAAGCAGAAGAATATGCATCATTGATCATGGAAGAATTGGATCCAGAAGGTCTTGGATACATTGAG TTATGGCAGTTGGAAACATTACTCTTACAAAGAGACAACTACATGAATTACAGCAGACCATTAAGCGTATCCAGTGTAAATAACTGGAACAACCACAACAACAGGGGTACCGGAGGCGGCACCGGAACACAGTCGGAGACAGCAACATTAGTACCAAGACCACTACATAAGTTGGTCAGAAAAGTAACCCATAAAATAAAGTATTTGGTTCTAGAGAATTGGCAAAGAGCATGGATAATGAGTGTGTGGCTTCTCATAATGGCCGGTTTATTTGGATGGAAGTTCTATCAGTACAGACATAGAGCTGCATTTCAAGTCATGGGGTATTGTTTTGCTACTGCTAAAGGTGCTGCCGAGACATTAAAGTTCAATATGGCTTTGATTCTATTGCCGGTTTGTCGCAATATGCTTACGTGGCTTCGTTCTACTCGTGCTCGTTTGTTTGTTCCCTTTGATGACAACATCAATTTCCACAAG GTGGTTGCATCAGCAATAGCAGTAGGAATAGCAGTCCACACAGGGAACCATTTGGTCTGTGATTTTCCACGTCTAGTACACTCATCGCAAGCAAAGTTCGACCTAATTGCAGCGGAATTCAAACACGTAAAACCAACATTCAAATTCCTATTCACTGGTATAGAATGTGTAACAGGATTTACAATGTTGGCTTTGATGACCATTGCTTTCGTACTTGCAACTAGCAAATTCAGAAAGAATCTAGTGAAGTTACCACCGCCACTGAACAGAATGACTGGTTTCAATGCCTTTTGGTATTCTCATCATCTTTTTGCTATTGTCTACATCATGCTTATCATTCATGGAGAAAGCACTTTCTTCGTTCATGACTGGTATCAGAAAACG ACATGGATGTACATATGTGTTCCATTGTTACTCTACGCTGGAGAAAGAAGCTTAAGAACCAGAAGATCAAGACAATTCTCTGTGAAGATTTTCAAG GTTTCAGTATTACCAGGAAATGTATTCAGCTTAACCATGTCTAAACCCCAAGGGTTTAAATACAAAAGTGGCCAATACATATTTCTGCAGTGCCCAACAATCTCCTCGTTTGAATG GCACCCATTTTCAATAACATCAGCACCTGGAGATGACTACTTGAGTGTACACATAAGAACAGTAGGAGATTGGACACAAGAGCTAATGAGAGTATTCACAGAAACTTGCAGTTCCCCGAATCATATTGGGTTAGCAAAATTTGGACAACCAGGAAGAATTGATCAAAGAGG TTTACCACGGTTGTCAGTCGATGGACCCTATGGAGCTCCAGCACAAGACTACAGAAACTATGATGTTTTACTACTTGTTGGGCTCGGGATTGGAGCAACTCCTTTCATAAGTATCCTAAGAGATCTTCTCAACAAC GATTCATCGGTAACGGATATGAGTAGGTCAGAAGATAATAGTCTGAATAGTATAAATTCTCAAACAACAatgtcagcaacaacaacaacatcaagtaTGAAGAAGAAACCGCAAAGAACTACTAGTGCTCACTTCTATTGGGTGACTAGAGAACCTGGTTCTTTTGAATGGTTTAAAGGTGTTATGAATGAAGTTGCTGAAATGGATCAAAAA GGAGTTATAGAGATGCACAATTACTTGACAAGTGTCTATGAAGAAGGTGATGCAAGGTCTACTTTACTCACCATGGTTCAGGCCCTAAACCATGCTAAAAATGGTGTTGACATCTTATCTGGAACCCGG GTAAGGACTCACTTTGCAAGACCAAACTGGAGAGAAGTCTTCACCAAGATAGCTAAAAAGCATCCACACTCTACAGTAG GTGTATTCTACTGTGGAATGCCAGTACTTGCAAAGGAATTGAGGAAGTTATCACTTGAGAAAAGCCAAACTACTACTACACGATTTGAATTCCACAAGGAGTATTTTTGA
- the LOC113335692 gene encoding respiratory burst oxidase homolog protein E-like isoform X1 — translation MVVPSTASSSRRSRYDFSEELFSDSASDYYGGAMLPMFLQDLARNDQTNGEQNFVEITLELEDHPDDTRHSVVINVNTPRSRSQRSVQQNESSSASFFSRSLSTTSRIKKKFAWLKSPSSRTSVDVEAAPVPSTGLSSRDARRIKAKLDRSLSSTQQALKGLRFINKNTTTRRGKAYDPNEHWLKVESRFFKLAKDGLLSRDDFGECIGMVDSKEFAVGIFDALARRRRQNLEKINKDELHEFWLQISDQSFDARLQIFFDMADSNEDGRITREEVRELIMLSASANKLSKLKEQAEEYASLIMEELDPEGLGYIELWQLETLLLQRDNYMNYSRPLSVSSVNNWNNHNNRGTGGGTGTQSETATLVPRPLHKLVRKVTHKIKYLVLENWQRAWIMSVWLLIMAGLFGWKFYQYRHRAAFQVMGYCFATAKGAAETLKFNMALILLPVCRNMLTWLRSTRARLFVPFDDNINFHKVVASAIAVGIAVHTGNHLVCDFPRLVHSSQAKFDLIAAEFKHVKPTFKFLFTGIECVTGFTMLALMTIAFVLATSKFRKNLVKLPPPLNRMTGFNAFWYSHHLFAIVYIMLIIHGESTFFVHDWYQKTTWMYICVPLLLYAGERSLRTRRSRQFSVKIFKVSVLPGNVFSLTMSKPQGFKYKSGQYIFLQCPTISSFEWHPFSITSAPGDDYLSVHIRTVGDWTQELMRVFTETCSSPNHIGLAKFGQPGRIDQRGLPRLSVDGPYGAPAQDYRNYDVLLLVGLGIGATPFISILRDLLNNVRLAEDQTDSSVTDMSRSEDNSLNSINSQTTMSATTTTSSMKKKPQRTTSAHFYWVTREPGSFEWFKGVMNEVAEMDQKGVIEMHNYLTSVYEEGDARSTLLTMVQALNHAKNGVDILSGTRVRTHFARPNWREVFTKIAKKHPHSTVGVFYCGMPVLAKELRKLSLEKSQTTTTRFEFHKEYF, via the exons ATGGTAGTACCATCAACTGCAAGTAGTTCAAGAAGATCAAGATATGATTTCTCAGAAGAATTATTTTCAGATTCAGCAAGTGATTATTATGGAGGTGCAATGTTGCCAATGTTTTTACAAGACTTGGCAAGAAATGATCAAACAAATGGTGAACAGAATTTTGTAGAAATCACATTAGAACTCGAAGATCATCCCGATGATACGCGACATTCGGTTGTTATTAATGTTAATACACCAAGGTCAAGATCACAGAGGTCTGTTCAGCAAAATGAGTCATCATCGGCTTCGTTTTTTTCGAGAAGTTTATCAACTACATCGAGAATAAAGAAGAAATTTGCATGGTTGAAATCACCTTCGAGTAGAACGTCCGTTGATGTCGAAGCGGCACCGGTGCCGTCGACGGGGTTGAGCAGTCGAGATGCCCGGAGAATAAAAGCTAAACTTGATAGAAGTTTATCAAGTACACAACAAGCTTTGAAAGGGTTAAGGTTCATTAACAAGAATACTACTACAAGAAGGGGAAAGGCTTATGATCCTAATGAACATTGGTTGAAGGTTGAATCAAGATTTTTTAAACTTGCTAAAGATGGTTTACTTTCTAGAGATGATTTCGGTGAATGTATAG GAATGGTTGATTCGAAAGAGTTTGCAGTAGGAATTTTCGACGCGTTAGCCCGAAGGAGGCGTCAAAATTTGGAAAAGATTAATAAAGATGAACTTCATGAGTTTTGGTTGCAAATTTCAGATCAAAGCTTTGATGCTCGGCTTCAAATATTCTTTGACAT GGCTGATAGTAATGAAGATGGGAGAATTACAAGAGAGGAAGTAAGAGAG TTGATAATGTTGAGTGCTTCTGCAAACAAATTATCAAAGTTGAAAGAGCAAGCAGAAGAATATGCATCATTGATCATGGAAGAATTGGATCCAGAAGGTCTTGGATACATTGAG TTATGGCAGTTGGAAACATTACTCTTACAAAGAGACAACTACATGAATTACAGCAGACCATTAAGCGTATCCAGTGTAAATAACTGGAACAACCACAACAACAGGGGTACCGGAGGCGGCACCGGAACACAGTCGGAGACAGCAACATTAGTACCAAGACCACTACATAAGTTGGTCAGAAAAGTAACCCATAAAATAAAGTATTTGGTTCTAGAGAATTGGCAAAGAGCATGGATAATGAGTGTGTGGCTTCTCATAATGGCCGGTTTATTTGGATGGAAGTTCTATCAGTACAGACATAGAGCTGCATTTCAAGTCATGGGGTATTGTTTTGCTACTGCTAAAGGTGCTGCCGAGACATTAAAGTTCAATATGGCTTTGATTCTATTGCCGGTTTGTCGCAATATGCTTACGTGGCTTCGTTCTACTCGTGCTCGTTTGTTTGTTCCCTTTGATGACAACATCAATTTCCACAAG GTGGTTGCATCAGCAATAGCAGTAGGAATAGCAGTCCACACAGGGAACCATTTGGTCTGTGATTTTCCACGTCTAGTACACTCATCGCAAGCAAAGTTCGACCTAATTGCAGCGGAATTCAAACACGTAAAACCAACATTCAAATTCCTATTCACTGGTATAGAATGTGTAACAGGATTTACAATGTTGGCTTTGATGACCATTGCTTTCGTACTTGCAACTAGCAAATTCAGAAAGAATCTAGTGAAGTTACCACCGCCACTGAACAGAATGACTGGTTTCAATGCCTTTTGGTATTCTCATCATCTTTTTGCTATTGTCTACATCATGCTTATCATTCATGGAGAAAGCACTTTCTTCGTTCATGACTGGTATCAGAAAACG ACATGGATGTACATATGTGTTCCATTGTTACTCTACGCTGGAGAAAGAAGCTTAAGAACCAGAAGATCAAGACAATTCTCTGTGAAGATTTTCAAG GTTTCAGTATTACCAGGAAATGTATTCAGCTTAACCATGTCTAAACCCCAAGGGTTTAAATACAAAAGTGGCCAATACATATTTCTGCAGTGCCCAACAATCTCCTCGTTTGAATG GCACCCATTTTCAATAACATCAGCACCTGGAGATGACTACTTGAGTGTACACATAAGAACAGTAGGAGATTGGACACAAGAGCTAATGAGAGTATTCACAGAAACTTGCAGTTCCCCGAATCATATTGGGTTAGCAAAATTTGGACAACCAGGAAGAATTGATCAAAGAGG TTTACCACGGTTGTCAGTCGATGGACCCTATGGAGCTCCAGCACAAGACTACAGAAACTATGATGTTTTACTACTTGTTGGGCTCGGGATTGGAGCAACTCCTTTCATAAGTATCCTAAGAGATCTTCTCAACAACGTAAGATTAGCGGAGGATCAAACA GATTCATCGGTAACGGATATGAGTAGGTCAGAAGATAATAGTCTGAATAGTATAAATTCTCAAACAACAatgtcagcaacaacaacaacatcaagtaTGAAGAAGAAACCGCAAAGAACTACTAGTGCTCACTTCTATTGGGTGACTAGAGAACCTGGTTCTTTTGAATGGTTTAAAGGTGTTATGAATGAAGTTGCTGAAATGGATCAAAAA GGAGTTATAGAGATGCACAATTACTTGACAAGTGTCTATGAAGAAGGTGATGCAAGGTCTACTTTACTCACCATGGTTCAGGCCCTAAACCATGCTAAAAATGGTGTTGACATCTTATCTGGAACCCGG GTAAGGACTCACTTTGCAAGACCAAACTGGAGAGAAGTCTTCACCAAGATAGCTAAAAAGCATCCACACTCTACAGTAG GTGTATTCTACTGTGGAATGCCAGTACTTGCAAAGGAATTGAGGAAGTTATCACTTGAGAAAAGCCAAACTACTACTACACGATTTGAATTCCACAAGGAGTATTTTTGA